The following proteins are encoded in a genomic region of Galbibacter sp. BG1:
- a CDS encoding prohibitin family protein, with the protein MDKLPKIGIPIIIIAIALIVFVAKSTITIDSGEAGVLFKTFGNGVVTDEPPLSEGFHLVAPWNKVFVYEVRQQEISEKMQVLSSNGLEIKLDASVWFQPQYENLGSLHQEKGIDYVPRVLQPAIRSAARSVVGRYTPEQLYSSKRDAIQKEVFDETKEILKEQYVQLNEVLVRDITLPPTIKDAIERKLRQEQESLEYEFRIEKAEKEAKKQIIEAQGKADANQILSASLTDKILQDKGIEATTKLSESPNTKVIVIGGGDKGLPIILGNQ; encoded by the coding sequence ATGGATAAATTACCTAAAATTGGAATACCTATTATTATCATAGCCATAGCCTTAATTGTTTTTGTGGCAAAATCTACCATAACTATCGATTCGGGGGAAGCTGGCGTATTATTTAAAACATTTGGGAACGGAGTGGTAACAGATGAGCCACCATTATCGGAAGGGTTTCATTTAGTAGCCCCTTGGAACAAGGTTTTTGTTTATGAAGTGAGGCAGCAAGAAATTTCTGAAAAAATGCAAGTATTGTCTTCAAACGGATTGGAAATTAAGCTGGACGCATCCGTTTGGTTTCAACCACAGTACGAGAATCTAGGTTCTTTACATCAAGAAAAGGGAATCGATTATGTGCCTCGGGTATTGCAACCTGCCATAAGATCTGCTGCGAGAAGTGTGGTTGGTCGATACACTCCAGAACAGTTGTATTCGAGTAAGCGGGATGCCATCCAAAAAGAAGTTTTTGATGAAACCAAGGAAATTTTAAAGGAACAATATGTACAATTAAACGAAGTTCTAGTGCGCGATATTACCTTGCCGCCTACAATTAAAGACGCTATCGAGCGAAAACTCCGTCAAGAACAAGAGTCTTTGGAGTATGAGTTTAGAATAGAAAAAGCAGAAAAAGAAGCCAAGAAACAAATTATTGAAGCTCAAGGTAAAGCAGATGCCAACCAGATTTTAAGTGCTTCCTTAACAGATAAAATCCTGCAGGATAAAGGAATTGAGGCTACTACAAAACTTTCCGAGTCCCCTAATACTAAAGTTATTGTTATTGGTGGTGGCGATAAAGGTTTGCCTATCATTTTAGGAAACCAATAG
- a CDS encoding SDR family oxidoreductase yields MGLLKNQVALVTGASSGIGKSVAFYLAKEGAQVAVNYYSDKEGAEDVVQKIKDIGRSAFAIQADVGSEEDVLRMFKAVYDEYDNLDILVSNAGIQKDAPFEEMTLDQWNAVIRTNLTGAFLCAKQAVKYFLKRGVVEGISKSAGKIIFMSSVHQEIPWAGHINYSASKGGLTELMRSLSQETANKLIRVNSIAPGAIKTPINEDVWKDDEKHKHLLKLIPYNRLGEPEDIAEAAVWLASDKSEYVNGTTLFVDGGMTLYPGFIDNG; encoded by the coding sequence ATGGGATTGTTAAAAAATCAGGTAGCATTGGTTACAGGGGCAAGCTCTGGCATTGGAAAATCGGTAGCTTTTTATTTGGCAAAAGAAGGAGCGCAGGTAGCTGTAAATTATTATTCTGATAAAGAAGGTGCTGAGGATGTTGTACAGAAAATCAAGGATATTGGTAGAAGCGCTTTCGCGATTCAAGCAGATGTTGGCAGTGAAGAAGATGTTTTAAGAATGTTCAAGGCTGTTTATGATGAATATGATAATTTGGATATTCTAGTAAGCAATGCAGGCATACAAAAAGATGCCCCTTTTGAGGAAATGACCTTAGACCAATGGAATGCGGTAATACGCACCAATCTAACAGGGGCTTTTCTCTGTGCCAAACAGGCCGTAAAATATTTTTTGAAGCGGGGCGTGGTGGAAGGAATAAGTAAATCTGCTGGCAAAATAATCTTTATGAGTTCTGTCCATCAAGAAATCCCATGGGCGGGGCATATAAATTACTCGGCTTCTAAAGGCGGACTCACGGAGTTGATGCGCTCTTTGTCCCAAGAAACGGCAAACAAGCTTATACGGGTAAACAGTATTGCTCCCGGAGCCATTAAAACCCCGATAAATGAAGATGTTTGGAAAGATGATGAAAAACATAAGCATTTATTAAAATTAATTCCTTATAATAGGCTAGGAGAGCCAGAAGATATTGCAGAAGCAGCTGTTTGGTTGGCTTCGGATAAATCGGAATACGTTAATGGAACCACTTTATTTGTGGATGGAGGAATGACCCTGTATCCAGGATTCATTGATAATGGATAA
- a CDS encoding VWA domain-containing protein, with translation MTETKTFLYLIAAVIVAFLLTYFLYRKKMTGKAYFLMAGLRFLTILTILILLIAPEIKSKTYYPEKPTLSVLMDNSASIKELGYDSIASEVYNRIRNDKDLNEKFLVSTYAFDEDLRASDSISFKGKQTNIAASLSALEKVTKNSSGAILLLSDGNQTFGTDYQYFTDRLKQAVYPVVMGDSTTYNDLKISSLNINKYAYLKNKYPIEVFLSYEGTTSVSSNFKIMDGNQTVFSQKVSFDANNRSEVIQTELLADRVGVRRLEAVVEPLSEEKNTDNNKKLTAIEVIDQKNNIAIVSDVLHPDIGALKKIIESNQFRKATIINVSDFKVVKDEFQLYILYQPNVAFKNILEQIKDRKLNYWLISGEDTNWRFLNAMELGFNHDISPGEEDVLADFNTGFSPFQVKDINFEEFPPLLSNMGGVDFLSAHQVLLFKKIGSVVTPQPLLATFGNNNQKAAVLLGEGIWKWRAASYLENNSTEEFDGFFGKLLQFLASNKKRERLTVSNESFYYGNGNVKITASYYDKNYEFDPNASLEISVEDKVEGSSVTFPMLFKGNSYEVDLSSLPAANYNFTVRETSEKITKTGSFTILDYNVEQQFVNPDTDRLLKLAENTGGEMFYSNDFENVKKLLINDSRYQTIQKSKENIVPLIDWKWLLIFLSITLAAEWFLRKYYGLI, from the coding sequence ATGACGGAAACAAAAACATTTCTTTATTTGATTGCAGCTGTAATAGTAGCCTTCCTGCTTACATACTTTCTATACCGTAAAAAAATGACTGGAAAGGCTTATTTTTTAATGGCCGGCTTGCGGTTTCTTACCATTCTTACCATTTTAATACTGCTCATCGCTCCAGAAATAAAGAGTAAAACATACTATCCCGAAAAACCTACTCTTTCTGTACTTATGGACAACTCGGCCTCTATAAAAGAGCTTGGCTATGATTCCATCGCCTCGGAAGTTTATAATAGAATAAGAAATGATAAAGATTTAAATGAGAAGTTTTTAGTAAGCACTTATGCATTCGATGAAGACCTTCGTGCTTCAGATAGTATTTCTTTTAAAGGGAAACAAACCAACATTGCAGCTTCTTTAAGTGCTTTAGAAAAAGTAACAAAAAATAGCAGTGGGGCTATTTTATTGCTCTCGGATGGAAACCAAACTTTTGGAACCGATTACCAGTACTTTACCGACCGATTAAAACAAGCCGTGTACCCTGTAGTAATGGGGGATTCTACAACCTACAACGATCTTAAAATTTCCTCCCTGAACATAAACAAATATGCTTATCTAAAAAATAAATATCCCATCGAGGTTTTCTTGAGTTACGAAGGAACAACCTCTGTTTCCTCCAATTTTAAAATTATGGACGGAAACCAAACTGTTTTTTCACAGAAAGTTTCTTTTGACGCCAATAATCGCTCGGAGGTAATTCAAACAGAATTGCTGGCCGATAGGGTGGGGGTTCGAAGATTAGAAGCGGTAGTAGAACCTCTTTCCGAAGAAAAGAATACAGATAACAACAAGAAACTCACTGCTATTGAGGTAATCGATCAAAAAAACAATATTGCAATTGTGTCTGATGTGCTTCACCCAGATATTGGAGCATTAAAAAAGATAATTGAAAGTAATCAGTTTAGAAAAGCAACAATTATAAATGTGAGTGACTTCAAGGTCGTCAAAGACGAATTTCAGCTTTATATTCTTTATCAGCCCAACGTGGCTTTTAAAAACATTCTTGAACAAATAAAAGATAGAAAACTGAATTATTGGTTAATTTCTGGAGAAGATACTAATTGGCGTTTTTTAAACGCTATGGAGTTGGGATTTAACCATGACATAAGTCCGGGTGAAGAAGATGTTTTGGCTGATTTCAATACTGGTTTCAGTCCGTTTCAAGTAAAAGACATAAATTTTGAAGAATTCCCGCCATTGCTATCGAATATGGGCGGAGTGGATTTTCTGTCTGCACATCAGGTTTTACTTTTTAAAAAAATAGGGTCGGTGGTAACACCACAACCCTTGCTGGCTACTTTTGGTAACAACAATCAAAAAGCCGCCGTATTATTGGGAGAAGGGATTTGGAAATGGCGGGCAGCTAGCTATTTGGAAAATAATAGTACAGAGGAATTCGATGGTTTTTTTGGCAAACTATTGCAATTCCTAGCCTCCAACAAAAAAAGGGAACGTTTAACCGTTAGCAATGAATCGTTTTACTACGGCAATGGCAATGTTAAAATTACGGCTTCTTATTACGATAAAAATTATGAATTCGACCCGAATGCCTCTTTAGAGATTAGTGTTGAAGATAAAGTCGAAGGTTCTTCTGTTACTTTCCCTATGCTTTTCAAAGGAAATTCTTATGAAGTAGATTTAAGTTCGCTACCGGCGGCCAATTACAATTTCACGGTAAGGGAGACTTCAGAAAAGATTACAAAAACCGGAAGCTTCACCATTCTAGATTATAATGTGGAACAACAGTTCGTCAACCCAGATACCGATAGGCTTTTAAAACTTGCAGAAAATACCGGAGGGGAAATGTTTTATAGCAACGATTTCGAGAACGTTAAAAAACTGCTTATCAACGATTCCCGTTACCAAACAATCCAAAAAAGTAAAGAAAATATCGTACCTTTAATAGACTGGAAATGGTTGCTAATTTTTCTTTCAATAACACTGGCGGCCGAATGGTTTTTAAGAAAATACTACGGACTCATTTAA
- the fabG gene encoding 3-oxoacyl-[acyl-carrier-protein] reductase: MKLLEGKTAIITGASRGIGKGIAEVFAKQGANVAFTYSSSEGPAKELEKELVDLGVKAKAYKSNAASFTESQELVDEVLKDFGAIDILVNNAGITKDNLLMRISEEDFDKVIEVNLKSVFNMTKAVQRTMLKQRKGSIINMSSVVGVKGNAGQTNYAASKAGIIGFSKSVALELGSRNIRSNVVAPGFIETEMTGALDEKVVQGWRDAIPLKRGGQPEDIANACVFLGSDMSNYITGQVLQVDGGMLT, encoded by the coding sequence ATGAAACTTTTAGAAGGTAAAACTGCCATCATTACTGGTGCAAGCCGAGGGATAGGAAAAGGAATTGCAGAAGTTTTTGCAAAACAAGGTGCAAATGTGGCTTTTACATACAGCTCGTCTGAAGGACCTGCTAAAGAATTGGAAAAAGAACTTGTAGATCTTGGCGTAAAAGCAAAAGCCTATAAAAGCAACGCAGCCAGTTTTACAGAATCCCAGGAATTGGTGGATGAAGTTTTAAAAGATTTTGGAGCTATAGATATTTTGGTAAATAATGCAGGAATTACCAAAGACAATTTGTTGATGCGTATTTCTGAAGAAGATTTCGATAAGGTTATAGAGGTCAATTTAAAATCAGTTTTTAATATGACCAAAGCTGTTCAAAGAACCATGTTGAAACAACGTAAAGGATCTATTATCAACATGAGCTCGGTAGTTGGGGTGAAAGGAAATGCGGGTCAGACGAACTACGCTGCTTCTAAAGCTGGGATAATTGGTTTCTCCAAATCGGTTGCTTTGGAATTGGGTTCTAGAAACATCCGAAGTAATGTGGTAGCTCCAGGCTTTATTGAAACTGAAATGACAGGGGCTTTAGATGAAAAAGTGGTTCAAGGATGGAGAGATGCCATTCCGCTTAAAAGGGGAGGGCAGCCAGAAGATATTGCCAATGCTTGCGTGTTCTTGGGGTCTGATATGTCGAACTACATCACCGGCCAAGTTTTACAGGTAGACGGAGGGATGCTTACCTAG
- a CDS encoding M16 family metallopeptidase yields MIRQAYKLILFLSLSLLISCDKDKENKTATETHTDANGFTYETVANDPTGLRLYTLENGLKVYLSRNTDEPKIQTFIPVRAGSVYDPSDNTGLAHYLEHMVFKGTDEIGTTNWEEEKVLLQQISDLYEAHKMEKDSLKKNDIYREIDSVSQLASKISIANEYDKMVSSLGAEGTNAWTSNEETVYTNKIPSNEFDKWLKLESERFSQLVLRLFHTELEAVYEEFNRAQDNDYRKEYYEMQRTLFPNHPYGQQPTIGVSEHLKNPSMVAINDYFNKYYIPNNMAVILVGDLEFDETIKKVSEAFGNYKPKEVSYPERPTEEPITAPIQKEVFGPEAARVSIGFRTPGIGTKDEKYITLIDMILSNSQAGLIDLNLNQKQKVQRAGSYPSFNNDYGAHTLYGYPKSNQSLEEVKDLLLAQIEEVKKGNFDDWMIEAVVNDLKLSEIRQYENPSAVAYAYVDAFVHFQDWEDEVSKLEELRKITKEDLVTFANEFYKDNYVVIYKKQGESKGLVKVENPKITPIDLNRDEESKFLQAFTKIESPAIKPQTINYQEAIKETGTENGLEVSYVENNTNDLAEMNIIFDMGKDNDKKLPIAMNYIEYVGTDTYSPEELKKQFYRLGINYGVRAGDDKSYVTVSGLSENMDKGLDLLEHLWSHAVADQESYDKYVQSIGKRREDGKANKSNILWNGLMNYGKYAENSSLRDIYTIEELKELNPQDLVDEFKNLKNFKQRIFYYGNNVEGAVAAINEKHQVPEKLEEYPDSKLFLEKETGGNVYFVDYDMVQGEMLFLAKGEVFDPEEMAAASLFNTYFGGGLSSIVFQEIRESKSLAYSAFASYSNATEEGKPNYTYAYIGTQANKMPEAVEAMMELMTNMPEAEKQFKAAKESTLKQLAAERITKQDIFWEYERLKKRGITEDNRQAMYNEIEKMTFEDLKTFFNENIKGETYDVMVIGNKKDVDMKALKKLGDIKEMDVDDLFNYEKPKPIKT; encoded by the coding sequence ATGATTCGACAAGCTTATAAACTGATCTTGTTTTTATCACTTTCACTTTTAATTAGTTGTGATAAAGACAAAGAAAACAAGACTGCAACAGAAACCCATACCGATGCGAATGGGTTTACGTATGAAACGGTGGCAAACGATCCCACAGGATTAAGACTATATACGTTGGAAAACGGATTGAAGGTATATCTTAGCCGGAATACAGACGAACCCAAAATTCAGACCTTTATTCCGGTTAGGGCTGGTTCCGTTTACGATCCTTCCGATAATACCGGATTGGCTCATTACTTGGAGCATATGGTTTTTAAAGGAACTGACGAAATTGGCACAACCAATTGGGAGGAAGAGAAGGTTCTCCTTCAGCAGATATCAGATTTGTATGAGGCTCATAAAATGGAAAAAGATTCCCTTAAAAAAAATGACATCTATCGTGAGATAGATAGTGTTTCCCAATTAGCTTCCAAAATATCCATAGCCAACGAATACGACAAAATGGTGAGTTCATTAGGGGCCGAAGGTACCAATGCTTGGACTTCCAACGAAGAGACCGTGTATACCAATAAAATTCCATCCAATGAGTTTGACAAATGGTTGAAATTGGAAAGCGAACGATTTAGTCAGCTTGTTTTGCGCTTGTTCCATACAGAATTGGAAGCAGTTTACGAAGAATTCAACAGGGCCCAAGATAACGATTACCGTAAAGAGTATTATGAAATGCAAAGAACGCTCTTTCCAAATCATCCTTATGGTCAACAGCCAACGATTGGAGTTTCTGAGCATTTAAAGAATCCTTCCATGGTTGCCATTAACGACTATTTCAATAAATATTACATACCGAATAATATGGCCGTTATTTTGGTAGGGGATTTAGAATTCGACGAAACCATAAAAAAGGTAAGCGAAGCATTTGGAAATTATAAACCGAAAGAGGTTAGTTATCCCGAAAGACCAACCGAAGAGCCTATTACAGCACCCATTCAAAAAGAAGTTTTTGGACCCGAAGCAGCACGGGTGAGCATTGGGTTTCGTACACCGGGTATCGGTACGAAAGATGAAAAGTATATTACTTTAATCGATATGATATTAAGTAATAGTCAAGCAGGATTGATAGATTTAAACCTTAACCAAAAACAAAAAGTACAGCGTGCGGGTTCTTACCCTAGTTTTAATAACGATTATGGCGCCCACACGCTTTACGGTTACCCCAAAAGCAATCAGTCCCTTGAGGAAGTCAAGGATTTATTGTTGGCTCAGATTGAAGAAGTTAAAAAGGGTAATTTTGACGATTGGATGATAGAAGCAGTGGTAAACGATCTCAAACTTTCAGAAATAAGACAATACGAAAATCCATCAGCAGTTGCTTATGCTTATGTCGATGCCTTTGTTCATTTTCAGGATTGGGAAGACGAAGTGAGTAAACTGGAAGAACTTAGAAAAATAACCAAAGAAGATTTAGTAACCTTTGCCAATGAGTTTTACAAAGATAACTATGTGGTAATTTACAAGAAACAAGGGGAAAGTAAGGGACTAGTTAAAGTGGAAAACCCTAAAATTACTCCAATTGATTTAAATAGGGACGAAGAGTCTAAATTTTTACAAGCGTTCACCAAAATTGAATCGCCGGCCATAAAACCGCAAACCATCAATTACCAAGAGGCTATCAAGGAAACGGGTACAGAAAACGGATTAGAGGTTTCTTATGTGGAGAACAATACAAACGATTTAGCGGAAATGAATATCATTTTCGATATGGGGAAAGACAATGATAAAAAATTGCCTATCGCCATGAATTACATAGAATATGTAGGTACCGATACCTACTCCCCAGAAGAGTTGAAGAAACAATTTTACCGTTTGGGGATTAATTATGGCGTTAGGGCTGGAGACGATAAGTCTTATGTTACGGTAAGCGGGCTTAGTGAAAATATGGATAAAGGTTTGGATTTACTAGAGCATTTATGGTCTCATGCCGTAGCCGATCAAGAATCGTATGACAAGTATGTGCAAAGCATAGGTAAAAGACGTGAGGATGGTAAAGCCAATAAAAGCAATATTTTATGGAATGGATTGATGAACTACGGTAAATATGCAGAAAACTCCAGTCTACGGGATATTTATACTATAGAGGAGCTGAAGGAACTCAATCCACAAGATTTGGTAGACGAATTTAAAAACTTGAAAAATTTTAAGCAACGTATATTCTACTACGGAAATAATGTAGAAGGTGCGGTTGCCGCTATCAATGAAAAGCATCAAGTACCAGAAAAACTGGAAGAATACCCAGACAGTAAGTTGTTTTTGGAGAAAGAAACTGGGGGCAATGTTTATTTTGTAGACTACGATATGGTGCAGGGTGAAATGTTGTTTTTAGCTAAAGGAGAGGTTTTTGATCCTGAAGAAATGGCCGCAGCTTCTTTGTTCAATACCTATTTTGGAGGAGGGTTGTCGTCTATAGTTTTTCAGGAGATTAGGGAGTCTAAATCCTTAGCGTATTCTGCTTTTGCCTCTTATAGTAATGCTACAGAAGAAGGTAAACCAAATTATACCTATGCTTATATCGGGACTCAGGCAAACAAGATGCCAGAAGCAGTGGAAGCGATGATGGAGTTAATGACTAATATGCCGGAGGCAGAAAAACAGTTTAAGGCAGCCAAAGAATCTACTTTAAAACAACTGGCAGCAGAAAGAATTACGAAACAGGATATTTTCTGGGAATACGAACGCTTAAAGAAACGAGGGATTACAGAAGACAATCGTCAAGCTATGTATAATGAGATTGAAAAAATGACTTTCGAGGATTTGAAAACCTTTTTTAATGAGAATATAAAAGGCGAAACCTATGATGTAATGGTTATTGGAAACAAAAAAGATGTCGATATGAAAGCCCTTAAAAAATTAGGGGACATAAAAGAAATGGATGTAGATGATCTATTTAATTATGAAAAACCAAAACCAATAAAAACGTAG